The nucleotide window TGTTttgtcaagtgagaaacttATATGCACGCGAAACTGACGTTCcgaatttaaactcatatcagaTATTCAAAAGAGTATCATTCtcagtttatcaaaaaaattaatgatatatatctttattgaaagtggaaaaaaaaaagtaaatatatataagCAAGCAATAGTTTATTAGTACTTTGTTTAGCCAAACCAGAGAAATCTAGATGATTTTCACATCATTATTAGATTGACTATAGAAACATTGGTAGTGGTGCCCTCTTAATTCCATTTTCCTTGTGATCCCCATCATATCTCTACCTCCAAATCCTCATATTTTCATTTGACAcatcaaaaccaaaatcaactTTGGCTTCATCGAAAGAACAAACACACACCCACATCACATAGATAGTTTGGttactatttatttattatgtcATCAAAGTGTGTTGTCATTATCATTCAATCTATGTGTATGTATAGGCAGACAAATAATATATGTATAGACAGACAaagaatatatgtatatatgtaaagCCAAAAAATAGGAGGGGGGCCTAACAAGTTAAATTGTGGCACCAAgacactatgtgtgtatatatatatatatatatatattacacctTGTTTTTGAGCCACTTGTTTTGGGACATACCCACTGGTTTCtccttataatatatatatatacaccattcgttttctttcatatatatatccCTAAGTACGTCACCGTTTCGGATATGGTTTTAGATTAATCAATATTTGAAAAGACCATGAGTTTATCCTCTTTGACTTCATGAACAAATTGAAGTTGAACATGCATGTATGTTGTCCTCTTGTTCATACCACATAAATTAATTAGCTTATTCTCTTAGATCGAATCAACCTTGAATGCTTATGAAAATAGTGTTTGGATTGGGAATATCCCAGGATTTTTTACTCATGTATTTGCTAGGGATTCGTCCCCCTTTGCTTCTTAATGAAAGGtgtctttttcaaaaaaaaagaatattactaatattaatatGTGTATTCAAGACTTCCAATTGTTTATCATGTAAGGGTAGACATGTCATCttgttattaaattaattagggttttcATTCTTAGCTGTTGATACATACAACTTTCAAGTTACTAATCATTAGAGAAATATCTTGTGATCATGGGTTGAATTCTGAATTTTGACTCGTGTAGTCAACTCcgaacttttgggataaaaactcggataatgatgatgaaattATAGTGAAAATAGGAACAAAAATCTCTTCTATCATTATAGGAAAACAGGCCACAAAATTGCAATCTTAACAATAATACCATTTGCCTGTATATTGCCTGATCAGTACAAAGAAAGTGGTAACCAGCACTCAAAACTTTAACCAAAAAACTGAAGAAGAATACCCATGTTTGAGAACTGACTAGACAAGCCAGACCCACCACCCACATCCCTTCTTTTGGGCTTCTTCACAACCATTGGAGGTACCCAATCATGGCTGCCAAAACCGTTTTCTCCATTTCTGGCTTCTTCTCCATTTTCTCTTCTAAGCCATTTACACTGCATGTAAGTCCTAGTCCTCCATGGAGGTAAGTGTAGACCTCTATCTTTAAGGGACTGTTTGGCGGCTGAACAAAGAAGACTGATTATCTTGTTAAGCTTGATCTCATCTCCAACATAGATTGTTGGGAGCAAATCAGTGAGTTCCTTGTATGATTGTGTAGGCCTTGCTAGCTCAAACTGAGACTTGAAGTCTATGTCCACTATAAGCCTTGTTTCCTCTCCATTCCCCTCTTTGATTAGTATATCAATGTATTCATAATCACCTGTTAAAAGATTTTACATGTATA belongs to Tripterygium wilfordii isolate XIE 37 chromosome 2, ASM1340144v1, whole genome shotgun sequence and includes:
- the LOC120004566 gene encoding uncharacterized protein LOC120004566 translates to MSSLEDEKLIQMVYDFIESSSPAYSSSASSDCKSSNHHPKYFTLQEILRSGTEAESDVLKHIRLSKRDTDKKWLVKKLQMNGFNASLCQTSWVTSSGCPGGDYEYIDILIKEGNGEETRLIVDIDFKSQFELARPTQSYKELTDLLPTIYVGDEIKLNKIISLLCSAAKQSLKDRGLHLPPWRTRTYMQCKWLRRENGEEARNGENGFGSHDWVPPMVVKKPKRRDVGGGSGLSSQFSNMGILLQFFG